Below is a genomic region from Citrobacter europaeus.
GTCCTGCTTCCCCTGTTAAGCGGGTGCGAATCGCAGGCTATTCTGGTCAAAAAAAATGACGAATTCTTTGCTCCTCCCAAAACCGAGGCGCCGCCAACGGCGGATGGCCGTGCGGGTGGCGTGTTTGAAACAGGGTATAACTGGTCGCTGACGGCGGACCGCCGTGCCTATCGGGTGGGCGACATCCTGACCGTGATGTTGGAAGAATCTACCCAGTCGAGCAAACAGGCGAAAACCAATTTCGGTAAGAATAATACTGTCGATATCGGCGCACCGACTCTGTTTGGGCATACCAAAGATAACCTTTCCGCTTCCGTGGACGCCAATCGCGATTTCAACGGAACGGCGACCTCGCAGCAGCAAAACAGTTTGCGCGGCGAAATTACGGTGTCGGTACACTCGGTACAGTCGAACGGCATTCTGGAAATTCGCGGCGAAAAATGGCTCACCCTCAATCAGGGGGATGAGTACATCCGCCTGAGCGGTCTGGTGCGTGCCGATGATATTCAAAACGACAACTCCGTCTCATCGCAGCGCATTGCCGATGCGCGTATCTCCTATGCGGGCCGCGGTGCCTTGAGCGATGCCAATGCGGCGGGCTGGCTGACGCGTCTGTTTAACCATCCTCTCTTCCCGATCTAATGCAGGATTTTGATATGCAACACTTAAGCGGGCGCTGGATGAAGGCGTTAAACGGCATCGTTATCGCCCTGAGCCTGGCGCTGCCGGGCACCACGCAGGCGCAATCTCTGGAGTCGCTGGTCAACGTCCAGGGCGTCAGGGAAAACCAACTCGTCGGCTACAGCCTGGTGGTGGGGCTGGACGGAACCGGGGATAAAAACCAGGTCAAATTCACCAACCAAACCATTACCAACATGCTGCGCCAGTTTGGCGTACAGCTGCCGAGCAAAATCGATCCGAAGGTGAAAAACGTCGCGGCGGTGGCGGTCAGCGCGACGCTGCCGCCAATGTATTCGCGCGGACAGACTATTGATGTCACGGTCTCCTCGATCGGTGATGCCAAAAGCCTGCGCGGCGGCACGTTATTGCTCACTCAGCTACACGGCGCGGATGGGGAGGTTTATGCCCTCGCACAAGGGAGCGTGGTGGTCGGCGGGATGAACGCGACCGGGGCGAGCGGCTCCAGCGTGACCGTGAATACGCCCACTGCCGGGCTGATACCGAACGGTGCGTCGGTCGAACGTGAAATTCCCAGCGACTTCCAGATGGGTGACACCATTACGCTTAATCTGAAGCGTCCCTCCTTCAAAGATGCCAATAACATCGCGGCGGCAATTAACGCCTCGTTTGGCGGCATTGCCACGGCACAAAGCTCAACCAATGTCAGCGTCCGCGCGCCAACCAGCCCCGGGGCGCGCGTCGCCTTTATGTCTCAGTTAGACGACGTTCAGGTTCAGGCCGAGAAAGTACGCGCCCGCGTGGTGTTTAACTCGCGTACCGGCACGGTGGTGATGGGTGATGGCATTGCCCTGCACGCGGCGGCGGTATCGCATGGCAGCCTGACGGTTTCCATCAATGAAAGCAGCAACGTCAGCCAGCCGAATGCCTTTGCCGGCGGTCGTACGGCGGTAACGCCGCAGAGCAATATTTCGGTGAATCATGCCCGACCGGGGATGATAACGCTGCCTGAATCCAGCAGCCTGAAGACGTTGGTTAATGCGCTCAACAGCCTGGGGGCCACGCCGGACGACATTATGTCCATTTTACAGGCCCTGCATGAAGCCGGGGCGCTGGATGCCGATCTGGAGGTAATTTAATGGCCGACATCAAAGTGAATCATAGCGGGGGCATTGACGGCAGCGATGCGTTAATGGGCCCGAAAATTAAAGATAACGATTTGCAGAAAGCCGCTCAGCAGTTTGAAGCCATTTTCTTACGCAACATGCTGAAAGAAATGCGTAAAACCAATGAGATCTTCGACTCCAAAGATAACCCGTTTAACAGCGATTCGGTGCGCATGATGCAGGGGTTTTACGACGATCAGCTATGCAACAGCCTGGCCCAGCAGCACGGCATTGGGATTGCGGCGATGATCGTCAAACAGCTCTCCCCGCATCACAAAGGATAAAGGTTGCGCGGCGGCTTAAGAACTGCGGTTTTTTCGCCGCTTTTAATCGGCAAGGTTGTTAACGACAGACCGGGGAACTGACCGGCGAGGACTCTTTGATGGACATGATTAACATTGGCTACAGCGGCGCATCGACAGCGCAGGTTGAGCTTAACGTAACGGCGCAAAACACGGCCAACGCCATGACCGACGGTTACACCCGCCAGGTGGCCATTACCAGTACCATAGGCGCCAGCTCCGGTTCTGCGAACAGCGCGGGTAACGGTGTGCAGGTGGACAGTATTCGCCGGGTATCTAACCAGTATCAGGTGAACCAGGTCTGGTATGCCGCCAGCGATTACGGTTATTACAACACCCAGCAGGAGTATTTAACTCAGCTGGAAACCGTGCTCAGCGATGATAACAGCAGCCTGAGTGGCGGCTTTGACAACTTTTTTGCCGCCCTCAACGAAGCGACTACCAGCCCGGATGATTCCGCTCTGCGTGAGCAGGTGATCAGCGAGTCCGGGGCGCTGGCGCTGCGCGTGGATAACACCCTCGATTACATCGACTCGCAAAGCAGTGAGATAGTCAGCCAGGAACAGGCGATGGTGGCGCAGGTGAACACCCTGACCAGCGGCATTGCCAGCTATAACCAGCAAATCGCCGAAGCTGAAGCCAATGGCGATAACGCCTCTGCGCTGTACGACGCCCGCGACCAGATGGTGGAAGAACTGAGCGGCATCATGGATGTCCAGGTCAATATTGATGATGAAGGCAACTATAACGTCACGCTGCAAAACGGTCAGCCGTTAGTCAGCGGGCAGGAGAGTTCCACCATCGAACTGGATACCAACGCCGATGGCACGCAGAGCATGTCGCTGACGTTCGCCGGAACCACGTCATCCATGAACACCGATACCGGCGGCTCGCTGGGTGCGCTGTTTGATTATCAGAATGAAGTGCTGACGCCGCTGACGGGAACGATTAACAGCATGGCGGAGCAGTTTACCGATGCGGTGAACACCCAACTGGCGCAGGGCTACGACCTGAACGGAAATCCCGGTGAACCGCTGTTTATCTATGATGAAAACTCATCGGATGGCCCGCTGGAGGTGAACCCTGATATCACCGCCGATGAGCTGGCATTTTCCAGCTCGCCGGACGAAAGCGGCAACAGCGATAACCTGCAGGCGCTGATCAACATCTCTACTGAACCGCTGGATATAGAGGGGCTAGGCAGCGTAACCGTGGGCGAAGCCTGTTCGTCGATCATCAGTAACATCGGTATTTACAGCCAGCAAAACCAGACGGAAGCGGAAGCAGCGGCGAACGTGTACTCCGAAGCGCAGAACCAGCAGAGCAGCGTTAGCGGCGTCAGCATGGATGAAGAAGCGGTGAACCTCATTACCTACCAGCAAATTTACGAGGCCAACCTCAAAGTTATCTCAACGGGCGCAGATATTTTCGACTCTGTGCTGGAAATGTGTAGCTAACCGGAAGAGGAATCAATATGCGAGTCACTACACAACAGTCCTATGTGTCCATGACGCAGAGTTTTAACGACCTTTCCAGCGATCTTTCCCACGTCGTCACGCAGATGGCGACGGGGAAAAGTATTCTGCTGCCGTCAGACGATCCTATCGCTGCGACACGCATCACCCAGCTTAACCGCCAGCAATCGGCACTCGATCAGTATCAAACTAATATTGATTCCGCCTCAGCGGGGATGAGCCAGCAGGAGTCTATTCTGGATGGCGTCAATAACGATCTGTTAGCGATTCGTGACGATCTGCTGGAGGCCGCCAACGGCACCAATACCGCCGAGTCGTTGTCCAGCCTGGGGCAGGATATTCAGTCGATGACCGAAGCGATGGTCTCAGCGCTGAATTATCAGGATGAAGACGGTCACTATGTGTTTGGCGGGACGGTGAACGATCAACCACCAATTGTCGCGGTGGATGAGGATGGCGACGGGGTGACCGACAGCTATACCTATCAGGGTAACGACGATCATCGCCAGACCACGGTGTCTAATGGCGTCGAGGTTGATACCAATGTTGCGGTCAGCGATTTCTTCGGCGACAGCCTCGACGTTCTGAACACCCTGACATCGCTGTCAAAAGAGTTGCAGGATCCGTCGGTGGACCCTGCCGATCCGCAGGTACAAAGCGATATTCAAAATGCCATCGATACGGTTGATGTGGCCTCTGACGCGCTCAACGCCTCTATCGCTACCATTGGTGAAACGCAGAATACGATGACCATGCTGAGCGGCGCTCAGACGGATATCACCACCTCCAACGATCAGTTGATCAGTCAACTTAGCGATCTGGATTATGGCCCAGCCTCCATTACCTTTACCGGTCTGGAAATGGCGATGGAAGCCACCTTAAAAACTTACTCCAAAGTGAGTGAGTTGAACCTTTTCAGTGTGATTTAACAGTTAGCAGTAGCTCAGGAATAGTATGCAGGTCGGTTTAAATACAACATCACTCTCCGGTAGCGGAGCGCTTAATCCTTCTGTGCAGCAGCATACCGTTGCGCAGAATGCCCCTGTCCGTCAAAAGTTACCCGCAACGGCGAGTGATTATCCGGCCTCACCACTCATTACCACCCGGCCTCAGCGCTACAGTGTGCAGCTTAACGATCAGCTCACCACGCTGCAGCAGGCTGACCACTACCTGGGACAACTGGAACAGCATTTGCTTGACTATCGCCACGCATCGCGCCGCGGCCCACAGGCGCAGCAGCAAAAAGGGACCGAGCTGTCACAGTGGCTGGATAAAAGAACGGCGTTATCCGGCGGCGCGGTGGACAGGCAATTGCGTCCGGTTTTGCAGGGCGAGGCGCGAGTGACATTTCACTCACCTGAACTGGCGCAAATGCTGCAAAAAAACGCCATAAGTTCACGTATGTTCAGCGTCTCTGACGGGCGGCAAACGCAGCACTCGGCGGTGGTGGTCGGTGAAGATCTGGATCCCGGTCAGTACAAAATGATGATGAGCAACGCGCTGCGTCGTGTCGGGGTGCAGGTGCACGATCAGCAGGGGGCGCTGAGCTTTTCCACTGCGGAAAAGCAGTGGCCACAGATCCAACAAACCCTGAGCGTACGCGATGTTGATGCGAAGTCATCGGCGTTTACCCTACTCAAAACGTTTGCCGATCCGTCCCGTTCAGAAGACCTTCTGCAACATATCGCGCAGGGCGGTTCCCGTTCTCAGGATGGCTTACAGCAGACGCTGGATGTCATTGGCGATCAGCGTGCGCAAATGGCCGCGCAGCAGGAGAAGGCCCGACAGCTGATTGACGGTATGGCGCGTTTTCCGCAGGCAGAAAGTGCGGTTAAAGCTTCGGAATCACTGGGCGGGATATTGGATCATGCTAATCACAATTATCAGGTTTTAGCACAGGCGGTAAACGGACAAGCCCGGCTTTCCAGCCAGACGGTCCGTAGTTTATTAAGCTAATCCTGATGGCATGCTTTTGTTGAGAAAGTAAAAGCAGAGGGGTCTGTGATTAACAGACCTCCTACATCCTGTGTAAAAAGCAAATTTTGCTGCGCGTCTAAATGAATCCACCACGTATGCAGGTTGTGTTCTGTCACAAACGACCCGAAATTCGCCAGCCGAGAATCGTTTTGATCGGTTTTGGTCGTACTAAAATGAAACTCCCCCTGTTTCGACGTGCCAGCATAATGGTTAATACAGGCGGCGATCTTAAACGTTGATGGCGTTTTGTTACTTTGCTCCAATGGGACGAGAGTAACGGTCGTGTTTTTATTCAGTGGACTCGTAATGAGTTCATAATGTACGTTTTTGCCAGAATTAAGATCGTAATTAACAATAACCGTATTTTCAATGTGGGCTTGGGCCATAAAGGTACAAAATAACGTTAAAGCGGACAGGCAGGGGAAAAAGTAATTATTTGCATTTTGGCATTTCATTTAACATTTTCTCCACTTCTTTAATTAAAATACCATTCATTTCATTATCTTTATTTAGCCAGTTATCAAAGCTCAGCGCTAACTGCCAGTTGTCATTGCATTGATTGCTTAGCACAATATCAAGGGCAAGCTTGTTGAGTGACACCCGATAATACAAGGTCATCGAGGCGCTATGCGTGACCAATAGTTGATTGATCTGCTCGACACCAGGAAGAATATGTTGTGAAACGAGTGATAATGATTTCTTATTCTCACCTGGATCATAAAGTTGATAAGCCGTAATACGATTGGCGTTTTCCAGCGTCTCTTTAACCAGTTGCGGGGCTTCTGGCGTTTTTGTTTCTGACGGCGCTTTAAAATAAGAGATCAGGGCAAACAGCGACAAGGCGACAACGATAACGGGTAACGTAATCAGTACGGCCCGGTAAGGGTGACGTCTGGTTGCCAGTTTTTTTTTGCTGCTTGCGTTTAAATGACTATTATTTAGATATATTTTTTCTTTTGTTGTTGATGGTAGACGCTCTTCAGATGCAAGGGTTTCAGCCACCTCAGCATTCTCTTCGGTTACCTCAACGGCGCTGTCATCAGCTTTATTTTCATTAGGATCAATGATTTCAGTCAGATAGTTTTTATTAAATAAATACCCTTTTTTAGGTATGGTTTTAATAATCTCCTGCTGTTTACCATCATCATCGATAGCAACGCGCAGGGCATGAACGGCTGTCGGCAGACTATTTCCACCGACGATGCGATTCTTCCATACTGCGGTCATTAAAAATGAACGAGATAAAACAACATCGGCATTTTTAGCTAATGTTTCTAACAGAATAAAATGGTATTCGCCCAGACGACGTATCTCGCCTGTTTCACAATGGATTAGCGCATTAAGCGAGGAATCCATCCGCCAGTTGTTGACTACAATACTCATGGTTTTATATACCCGCGCAAGATTTTTATATCCCTGGTGTCACACCGTTAAAAATCAGTGCATTAAAATTCTGGAGAAATTGAAATGTCTTTTGGCTGTGAAACAGCAGCCGAATCGCTATTGAGTGTTTTTTATGCTGTGCAAAAAGGGATTTGAAATGTAACGAAAGTGCCTGAGACTCACAATATAAAAATACAGGGTATTTGCAACTAAATGTAAAATAAGGTCAGGGAGTGGGTGATTAAAGCGCTTTTGATTGAGTATAATCTCATTGGTATCATGATGTTAGCCCTGTTGGTGTGTAAGCAATCAACCCATTATTAGATATTTCTAATAATCTTTTAATTAAATCTTGATTGAGATCTCCTTTATGTAGTGGGTGTTGGTGAAAGGGAAGCACGGAAAGCTAAAATAGAGTTGAGGTTTATCTCTCTGGTTAATGAGGTGGTGAGGAGCGTAAAAATTTTTTTTGCAGCGCTTTAAGTTTTCCAGACGGGTGGTCGTTTTTACAGAGTATCGAAACGAAAACGATTATTCCCAAGGAGCTGTACCATGTTATCGATTAATACTAATACCGCATCAATGTCTGCTGTTAATGCTATCAACAAAAGCAGCGCATCACTGTCTACTTCTATGGAACGTCTGGCGACAGGTAACCGTATTAACTCTTCTGCAGATGACGCTGCGGGCAAACAGATTGCCAGCCGTCTGACTGCGCAGTCCAGCGGTATGGGCGTTGCGCTGAGCAACATCAACGATGCGACTGCGATGCTGCAGACTGCAGACAGCATGTTTGATGAAATGACCGACGTACTGGGCCGTATGAAAGACCTGTCCACTCAGGCAGCGAACGGAACCTACAACGACGAAGATTTGCAGGCGATGCAGGACGAATACGACGAACTGGGTCAGCAGATGTCCGATATGCTGCAGAACACCACTTACGGCGGCACCAACCTGTTCGGTGTTTCCGGTACCAGCAACACCGGTAAAAATGGTCTGTTCCAGGGTGCGGTAACCTTCCAGGTTGGTGCTGAGTCTTCTGACACCATGACCGTTGATATCTCCAGCCAGCTGGGCGATCTGGTTAATGCGCTGGATGATGTTAGCGCCTCTTTCAAAGCTGACCAGTCTGGTGCTGCCGGTATCTCTGGTGGTACTGAGCTGACCACTTCTGGTTCTGCAAACCAGATGATCACCACTATTCAGACTGCAATGGATGACGTGTCTAAGATCCAGTCCAAACTGGGCGCATCTATCAACCGTCTGAACGATACCGCAGCTAACCTGACCAGCATGCAGGATAACACTGAAGTGGCGATCGGT
It encodes:
- a CDS encoding flagellar hook-associated protein translates to MQVGLNTTSLSGSGALNPSVQQHTVAQNAPVRQKLPATASDYPASPLITTRPQRYSVQLNDQLTTLQQADHYLGQLEQHLLDYRHASRRGPQAQQQKGTELSQWLDKRTALSGGAVDRQLRPVLQGEARVTFHSPELAQMLQKNAISSRMFSVSDGRQTQHSAVVVGEDLDPGQYKMMMSNALRRVGVQVHDQQGALSFSTAEKQWPQIQQTLSVRDVDAKSSAFTLLKTFADPSRSEDLLQHIAQGGSRSQDGLQQTLDVIGDQRAQMAAQQEKARQLIDGMARFPQAESAVKASESLGGILDHANHNYQVLAQAVNGQARLSSQTVRSLLS
- the flgL gene encoding flagellar hook-associated protein FlgL — encoded protein: MRVTTQQSYVSMTQSFNDLSSDLSHVVTQMATGKSILLPSDDPIAATRITQLNRQQSALDQYQTNIDSASAGMSQQESILDGVNNDLLAIRDDLLEAANGTNTAESLSSLGQDIQSMTEAMVSALNYQDEDGHYVFGGTVNDQPPIVAVDEDGDGVTDSYTYQGNDDHRQTTVSNGVEVDTNVAVSDFFGDSLDVLNTLTSLSKELQDPSVDPADPQVQSDIQNAIDTVDVASDALNASIATIGETQNTMTMLSGAQTDITTSNDQLISQLSDLDYGPASITFTGLEMAMEATLKTYSKVSELNLFSVI
- the lafA gene encoding lateral flagellin LafA, whose amino-acid sequence is MLSINTNTASMSAVNAINKSSASLSTSMERLATGNRINSSADDAAGKQIASRLTAQSSGMGVALSNINDATAMLQTADSMFDEMTDVLGRMKDLSTQAANGTYNDEDLQAMQDEYDELGQQMSDMLQNTTYGGTNLFGVSGTSNTGKNGLFQGAVTFQVGAESSDTMTVDISSQLGDLVNALDDVSASFKADQSGAAGISGGTELTTSGSANQMITTIQTAMDDVSKIQSKLGASINRLNDTAANLTSMQDNTEVAIGNIMDTDYATEASNMTQQQVLMQTGITMLKQSNSMSSMVSSLLQ
- a CDS encoding rod-binding protein, yielding MKVNHSGGIDGSDALMGPKIKDNDLQKAAQQFEAIFLRNMLKEMRKTNEIFDSKDNPFNSDSVRMMQGFYDDQLCNSLAQQHGIGIAAMIVKQLSPHHKG
- the flgK gene encoding flagellar hook-associated protein FlgK — protein: MDMINIGYSGASTAQVELNVTAQNTANAMTDGYTRQVAITSTIGASSGSANSAGNGVQVDSIRRVSNQYQVNQVWYAASDYGYYNTQQEYLTQLETVLSDDNSSLSGGFDNFFAALNEATTSPDDSALREQVISESGALALRVDNTLDYIDSQSSEIVSQEQAMVAQVNTLTSGIASYNQQIAEAEANGDNASALYDARDQMVEELSGIMDVQVNIDDEGNYNVTLQNGQPLVSGQESSTIELDTNADGTQSMSLTFAGTTSSMNTDTGGSLGALFDYQNEVLTPLTGTINSMAEQFTDAVNTQLAQGYDLNGNPGEPLFIYDENSSDGPLEVNPDITADELAFSSSPDESGNSDNLQALINISTEPLDIEGLGSVTVGEACSSIISNIGIYSQQNQTEAEAAANVYSEAQNQQSSVSGVSMDEEAVNLITYQQIYEANLKVISTGADIFDSVLEMCS
- a CDS encoding winged helix-turn-helix domain-containing protein, with the translated sequence MSIVVNNWRMDSSLNALIHCETGEIRRLGEYHFILLETLAKNADVVLSRSFLMTAVWKNRIVGGNSLPTAVHALRVAIDDDGKQQEIIKTIPKKGYLFNKNYLTEIIDPNENKADDSAVEVTEENAEVAETLASEERLPSTTKEKIYLNNSHLNASSKKKLATRRHPYRAVLITLPVIVVALSLFALISYFKAPSETKTPEAPQLVKETLENANRITAYQLYDPGENKKSLSLVSQHILPGVEQINQLLVTHSASMTLYYRVSLNKLALDIVLSNQCNDNWQLALSFDNWLNKDNEMNGILIKEVEKMLNEMPKCK
- a CDS encoding flagellar basal body P-ring protein FlgI yields the protein MKALNGIVIALSLALPGTTQAQSLESLVNVQGVRENQLVGYSLVVGLDGTGDKNQVKFTNQTITNMLRQFGVQLPSKIDPKVKNVAAVAVSATLPPMYSRGQTIDVTVSSIGDAKSLRGGTLLLTQLHGADGEVYALAQGSVVVGGMNATGASGSSVTVNTPTAGLIPNGASVEREIPSDFQMGDTITLNLKRPSFKDANNIAAAINASFGGIATAQSSTNVSVRAPTSPGARVAFMSQLDDVQVQAEKVRARVVFNSRTGTVVMGDGIALHAAAVSHGSLTVSINESSNVSQPNAFAGGRTAVTPQSNISVNHARPGMITLPESSSLKTLVNALNSLGATPDDIMSILQALHEAGALDADLEVI
- the flgH gene encoding flagellar basal body L-ring protein FlgH; amino-acid sequence: MKKYLWLVVLLPLLSGCESQAILVKKNDEFFAPPKTEAPPTADGRAGGVFETGYNWSLTADRRAYRVGDILTVMLEESTQSSKQAKTNFGKNNTVDIGAPTLFGHTKDNLSASVDANRDFNGTATSQQQNSLRGEITVSVHSVQSNGILEIRGEKWLTLNQGDEYIRLSGLVRADDIQNDNSVSSQRIADARISYAGRGALSDANAAGWLTRLFNHPLFPI